In Sebaldella termitidis ATCC 33386, one DNA window encodes the following:
- the agaD gene encoding PTS galactosamine transporter subunit IID — translation MQETEEMMAMKESNKKVLTKRDITLLGFRSSFLQASFNYERMQAGGWTCSMLPTIEKIHKGDKQAISNSMKDNLEFINTHPNLVGFLMGLLMSLEESGEDRDLIKGLKVALFGPLAGIGDAIFWFTILPIVAGISASFAEEGSVLGPIIFFMVYFVIFLFRVVWTHFGYNLGIRAIEKIKENSEIVSKAATILGTTVIGGLIASYVHIEVVSQIVVNAEKTVSLQADLFDKIFPNILPFAYTMLMYAILRTRKVSPTLLILLTFIASIILSALKIL, via the coding sequence ATGCAAGAGACAGAGGAGATGATGGCAATGAAGGAATCTAATAAAAAAGTTCTTACAAAGAGGGATATAACTCTTTTGGGCTTCAGATCATCTTTCCTGCAGGCATCATTCAACTATGAAAGAATGCAGGCTGGAGGATGGACATGCTCTATGCTTCCTACTATAGAAAAAATACATAAAGGCGATAAACAGGCTATTTCTAATTCGATGAAAGATAACCTTGAATTTATAAATACTCATCCTAATCTGGTAGGTTTTCTGATGGGGCTGCTGATGTCACTTGAAGAGAGCGGAGAAGACAGAGATTTGATAAAAGGTCTGAAAGTAGCATTGTTTGGACCTTTAGCCGGAATAGGGGATGCCATATTCTGGTTTACAATACTTCCTATAGTAGCCGGAATTTCTGCATCATTTGCAGAAGAAGGAAGTGTTCTCGGACCGATTATATTCTTTATGGTTTATTTTGTTATATTTTTGTTCCGGGTTGTATGGACCCATTTTGGATATAACTTAGGTATAAGAGCAATAGAAAAAATAAAGGAAAATTCAGAAATAGTATCAAAAGCAGCAACTATACTGGGGACGACAGTTATAGGAGGACTTATAGCTTCATATGTACACATAGAAGTGGTTTCACAGATAGTGGTAAATGCAGAAAAAACAGTATCATTACAGGCCGATCTGTTTGATAAAATATTCCCTAATATTTTGCCGTTTGCCTATACGATGCTTATGTATGCTATTTTAAGAACCAGAAAAGTAAGTCCGACATTACTGATTTTACTTACATTTATAGCGTCAATAATTTTGTCGGCATTAAAAATATTGTAA
- the agaC gene encoding PTS galactosamine transporter subunit IIC, which translates to MLEISLFQGICLAVMAFIVGIDFWLEALFIFRPLIVSTLTGLILGDLRLGLLTGALTELAFAGLTPAGGTQPPNPVLAGVMTTVIAYTAKVDAKIAIGLALPFSFLMQYIILFYYSIFSLFMKKADKYAEDVEIKKFYFLNLVTTLIVGISYAVVVFVSSYVAQEAVQNLVNSMPEWLTHGFEVAGGILPAVGFGLLLRVMLQKQYIPYLIIGFVVASFLKFSNLLPVALLGTAFAIYEYFNQKKIEEAGLNARDRGDDGNEGI; encoded by the coding sequence ATGCTAGAAATAAGTTTATTTCAAGGAATATGCTTAGCGGTTATGGCTTTTATTGTTGGTATTGATTTTTGGCTTGAGGCCTTATTTATATTTAGACCATTGATAGTAAGTACTCTGACAGGACTTATTTTGGGGGATTTAAGGCTTGGATTACTTACAGGTGCTTTGACAGAACTTGCTTTTGCCGGACTGACTCCGGCGGGAGGAACACAGCCGCCTAACCCTGTTTTGGCAGGAGTAATGACCACGGTTATAGCTTATACTGCTAAGGTAGATGCGAAAATAGCCATTGGATTAGCACTTCCGTTTAGCTTTTTAATGCAGTATATTATCTTATTTTATTACTCGATATTCTCGCTCTTCATGAAAAAAGCGGATAAATATGCAGAAGACGTAGAGATAAAGAAATTTTATTTTTTAAATTTAGTTACCACATTAATAGTAGGTATATCATATGCGGTTGTTGTTTTCGTATCTTCATATGTGGCACAGGAAGCTGTGCAGAATCTGGTAAACAGTATGCCAGAATGGCTGACTCACGGATTTGAAGTAGCAGGGGGTATCCTTCCTGCAGTGGGATTTGGGCTTTTGTTAAGGGTTATGCTTCAGAAACAATATATACCATATTTAATAATAGGATTTGTAGTGGCATCTTTCTTAAAATTTTCGAATCTCCTTCCGGTAGCTTTGCTGGGAACAGCATTTGCAATATATGAATATTTTAATCAGAAGAAAATCGAAGAGGCTGGATTAAATGCAAGAGACAGAGGAGATGATGGCAATGAAGGAATCTAA
- the deoC gene encoding deoxyribose-phosphate aldolase, producing MEKKDLAQMVDHTQLRAYAVKEDFEKLCKEAADYGFKMVAINSYPVELCSKLLKGTGVHVGAAIGFPLGQTTIENKVHETKQAIENGADEIDYVINIGKLKEKDYDYIEREMTEIVKACREKNILSKVIFENCYLTDDEKIKVSEIAAKVKPDFIKTSTGFGTGGATLEDVKLMKSIVKDEVKVKAAGGIRDLDTFLAMVEAGAERIGTSAGIEIMNEYDKRNK from the coding sequence ATGGAAAAAAAAGATTTGGCACAAATGGTGGATCATACACAGCTTAGAGCGTATGCAGTAAAAGAAGATTTTGAAAAGCTTTGTAAGGAAGCGGCAGATTACGGCTTCAAGATGGTAGCAATAAATTCGTATCCTGTGGAATTATGCAGTAAGCTTCTGAAAGGAACCGGGGTACATGTGGGAGCAGCAATTGGTTTTCCTCTTGGGCAGACAACTATAGAAAATAAAGTGCATGAAACTAAACAGGCTATAGAAAACGGGGCAGATGAAATTGATTATGTAATAAACATAGGAAAGCTGAAGGAAAAAGACTATGATTACATAGAAAGAGAAATGACAGAGATCGTAAAAGCATGCAGAGAAAAGAATATTTTATCAAAGGTAATATTTGAGAACTGCTATCTTACAGATGATGAAAAAATAAAAGTAAGTGAAATAGCAGCAAAAGTGAAACCGGACTTCATAAAAACATCAACAGGATTCGGAACAGGCGGAGCTACGTTAGAGGATGTAAAGCTGATGAAATCAATAGTAAAAGATGAAGTAAAGGTAAAAGCAGCAGGCGGTATAAGAGATCTTGATACATTCCTGGCAATGGTGGAAGCAGGGGCTGAAAGAATAGGGACAAGTGCCGGAATAGAAATTATGAATGAATATGATAAAAGAAATAAATAG
- the agaB gene encoding PTS galactosamine transporter subunit IIB, with protein MGPNILLTRIDNRLVHGQVGVTWVKSLGANLIVVVDDVAANSDVEKQLMEVVAKSSGVGIRFFTIEHTINIIHKASPNQKIFIVCKTPETVKKLVDGGVPIKEVNIGNMHFSEGKEQLSKKVYVDQKDRDDIKYLESKGVDIYIQDVPGDKKLKV; from the coding sequence GTGGGACCTAATATTTTATTAACAAGAATTGACAATCGTCTGGTCCACGGACAGGTCGGAGTTACATGGGTAAAGTCACTGGGTGCAAATCTGATTGTGGTAGTAGATGATGTTGCGGCTAACAGCGATGTGGAAAAACAATTAATGGAGGTAGTTGCTAAATCTTCCGGGGTAGGAATCAGATTTTTTACCATAGAACACACGATTAACATTATTCATAAAGCTTCGCCTAATCAGAAAATATTTATAGTGTGTAAAACTCCGGAAACAGTGAAAAAACTAGTAGACGGAGGAGTTCCTATAAAGGAAGTGAATATCGGAAATATGCATTTTTCTGAGGGGAAAGAGCAGCTCAGCAAGAAAGTATATGTGGATCAAAAAGACAGAGATGATATCAAATATCTGGAATCTAAAGGAGTAGATATTTATATACAGGATGTACCTGGAGACAAAAAACTAAAAGTGTAA
- the nagA gene encoding N-acetylglucosamine-6-phosphate deacetylase: MVLKNIDIVLEDEVIKSDVQIKNGKIFKISAEIESDESLDCSGKYLIPGFIDMHIHGIGGHDAMDGTVEAVTSMSKEVLKRGVTSYLPTLLTESVERIHSGFEAVKTVMGMDIENTADIIGVHMEGPFFCDEFKGAQNPKFLQYGTLDTLEALVGNYWDILKILSAAPERIEFSVIQKLKEKGVIASIGHTSADSELVEEASLFGMTHCVHLYNGMKGLHHREPGTAGAILNNDRIHAELILDGIHVHPKMAKLAYKCKGNKLSLITDAMRATGLQDGKYDLGGQDVFVKGYEARLANGSLAGSTLTMDRAFKNALRFLDSGIIGAVKLTSTNAADELGLTSKGRIEVGRDADLLVVDREYNIEKIIKAGKIIS, from the coding sequence ATGGTATTAAAAAATATTGATATTGTACTTGAAGACGAGGTAATCAAAAGTGATGTTCAAATAAAAAACGGAAAAATTTTCAAAATCTCTGCTGAAATAGAATCTGATGAATCTCTTGACTGCAGCGGAAAGTATCTTATTCCCGGATTTATAGATATGCATATTCATGGTATAGGAGGGCATGATGCCATGGACGGTACTGTGGAAGCAGTTACTTCTATGTCGAAAGAAGTTTTGAAAAGAGGTGTTACTTCCTATCTGCCTACACTTCTTACAGAATCTGTGGAAAGAATACACAGCGGTTTTGAAGCTGTAAAAACAGTAATGGGAATGGATATCGAAAATACAGCAGATATTATTGGTGTCCATATGGAAGGACCATTTTTCTGCGATGAATTCAAAGGTGCACAGAATCCTAAATTTTTACAATACGGCACACTTGATACTCTGGAAGCACTGGTTGGAAATTACTGGGATATCCTAAAAATTCTGTCAGCCGCCCCTGAACGTATAGAATTTTCTGTTATTCAGAAATTAAAAGAGAAAGGTGTAATTGCTTCTATAGGACACACAAGTGCTGACAGTGAGCTTGTAGAAGAAGCCAGTTTATTCGGTATGACACACTGTGTCCACCTGTATAACGGCATGAAAGGACTCCATCACAGAGAACCCGGTACGGCAGGTGCAATACTGAATAACGACAGAATACATGCTGAACTGATTCTTGACGGAATTCATGTCCACCCTAAAATGGCAAAGCTTGCCTATAAATGTAAAGGGAACAAGCTCTCTCTTATTACCGATGCCATGAGAGCCACTGGACTTCAGGACGGAAAATACGATCTCGGAGGACAGGATGTATTCGTAAAAGGATACGAAGCAAGACTTGCCAACGGTTCACTCGCAGGAAGCACCCTTACAATGGACAGAGCATTCAAAAATGCCCTGAGATTTCTTGATTCTGGTATTATCGGTGCAGTTAAGCTTACCAGCACAAATGCTGCCGATGAGCTGGGTCTGACTTCCAAAGGAAGGATAGAAGTGGGACGAGATGCCGATCTGCTGGTCGTAGACAGAGAATATAATATAGAAAAAATAATAAAAGCAGGAAAGATAATTTCTTAA
- the agaW gene encoding PTS N-acetylgalactosamine transporter subunit IIC, whose product MFVQALLIGIWAGLAGIDLFDLQLHVHRPVVTGLVVGIILGDVKTGLVAGGMLELVWMGMVPLAGAQPPNVVIGGIIGTAFAIFTKEDPNIAVGVAVPFAIAAQAGITLLFTVFSPVMHKADEYAANADVRGIERINYLGLLILFCSYFVVAFLPIFFGEEAARSVVQMLPEKLIGGLSVAGGMMPAVGFGMLLKIMLKKEFAGFLILGFVLAAFLKLEIMAIAFIGLSIAMYDYYLKKDRSGGSGGNTEAKEEYSDGI is encoded by the coding sequence ATGTTCGTACAGGCGTTACTAATAGGAATCTGGGCAGGACTTGCGGGAATTGACTTATTTGATCTTCAGCTGCATGTTCACAGACCAGTGGTAACAGGCTTAGTAGTAGGAATAATATTAGGAGATGTAAAGACAGGATTAGTTGCAGGGGGAATGTTAGAATTAGTATGGATGGGGATGGTGCCGCTTGCCGGTGCACAGCCGCCTAACGTGGTTATCGGAGGGATAATAGGAACTGCTTTTGCTATATTTACAAAAGAAGATCCTAATATAGCAGTTGGTGTAGCAGTGCCTTTCGCTATTGCGGCGCAGGCAGGAATAACATTGTTATTCACTGTATTTTCACCGGTAATGCATAAGGCCGACGAATATGCAGCCAATGCAGATGTAAGGGGAATAGAAAGAATAAATTATCTCGGATTACTGATTTTATTTTGTTCATATTTCGTAGTTGCATTTTTGCCTATATTTTTCGGGGAAGAAGCTGCAAGAAGCGTGGTGCAGATGTTACCTGAAAAGTTAATAGGAGGATTATCGGTAGCCGGAGGAATGATGCCGGCAGTAGGATTTGGAATGCTTTTGAAAATTATGCTGAAAAAAGAGTTTGCCGGATTCCTGATACTGGGATTCGTACTGGCAGCTTTCTTAAAGCTGGAAATTATGGCGATAGCCTTTATAGGCTTGAGTATAGCAATGTATGACTACTATCTGAAAAAAGACAGATCCGGCGGATCAGGCGGAAATACAGAGGCAAAGGAGGAATATAGCGATGGAATCTAA
- the agaF gene encoding PTS galactosamine/N-acetylgalactosamine transporter subunit IIA: protein MVGIIITGHANFALGMMSAVKLVFGSPENLKIVNFGEEDSSEVLENNIKTAIHELKECDGLLCFTDIAGGTPFQVASRLSMEEAEMRVISGTNLPMLLGVLSERDDMDLHELAEYALEVGREEVKEFIFIPYDNSITYESEDGGI from the coding sequence ATGGTAGGGATAATAATAACAGGGCATGCTAATTTTGCTTTAGGAATGATGAGTGCCGTTAAGCTGGTATTTGGTTCACCTGAAAATCTGAAAATAGTAAATTTTGGCGAAGAAGATTCCTCAGAAGTTCTGGAAAACAATATAAAAACTGCAATACATGAATTAAAGGAATGTGACGGACTGCTGTGTTTTACAGACATTGCCGGAGGTACTCCTTTTCAGGTAGCCTCAAGACTAAGTATGGAGGAAGCTGAAATGAGAGTTATTTCAGGGACAAATCTTCCTATGCTTCTGGGAGTTTTAAGCGAAAGAGATGACATGGATCTGCATGAGCTCGCAGAATATGCACTTGAGGTAGGAAGAGAAGAAGTAAAAGAATTTATATTTATACCTTATGACAACAGCATTACATATGAATCTGAGGACGGCGGAATATAA
- a CDS encoding PTS sugar transporter subunit IIA: MDINKLMNENLINLNLKGETKLDVINELVELLDKEGRLLDKEVYFQDVLKREEIGSTGVEMGVAIPHGKSVGVKEPSLAFGRINGGVDFNSMDGVKSDLVFLIAVPENSDDTHIRILTSFARKLMHKEFRDGLRNAVNPAEIIELLNN, encoded by the coding sequence ATGGATATAAATAAGCTGATGAATGAAAATCTTATTAATTTAAATCTGAAAGGTGAAACAAAGCTGGATGTAATAAATGAACTTGTGGAGCTTTTGGATAAAGAGGGAAGACTTCTGGATAAAGAAGTATATTTTCAGGATGTATTGAAAAGAGAAGAAATAGGGTCTACAGGAGTGGAAATGGGAGTAGCTATTCCTCATGGCAAGAGTGTCGGCGTGAAGGAGCCTTCACTGGCATTCGGAAGAATAAACGGCGGTGTGGATTTTAATTCAATGGACGGAGTTAAGAGTGATCTTGTATTTTTAATAGCGGTTCCTGAAAATTCAGATGATACGCATATAAGAATATTAACAAGCTTTGCAAGAAAATTAATGCATAAGGAATTTAGAGATGGTCTCAGAAATGCAGTAAATCCTGCTGAAATAATAGAATTACTGAATAACTGA
- a CDS encoding PTS fructose transporter subunit IIC, whose product MKYVAITSCSTGIAHTYMAAEALQIAAKEMNVEMKVETQGSIGAENVLTDKDIREADAVIIAASTSVNKDRFVGKKLIEVNVDEAIKDPKALIERASKLTTVYQAEKAAEQTKAAKEKNLGPYKHLMTGVSYMIPFVVAGGIMIALAFALGGINAGDQQGTLAAAFMQIGGGTSFALMLPVLAGFIAFSIADRPGIVPGMIGGMLANAIGAGFLGALVAGFLAGYVIMLLKQVIKIPKAFQGLMPVLILPLLSSMIVGLVMIYVLGKPFTALNNFMTDWLNGLSGINSIGLGIILGAMMAIDMAGPIGKAAYFFGVASLTSLQPGQTSMVMAAVMATGMIPPLSMALASLIAKDKFTAEEREAGKTAWVLGLSFITEGAIPFAAADPLRVLPSVVLGSAVTGGLSMLFKCGLAVPHGGIFVLPIPGAVSNLLGYIIAIAAGTVVAAFAVIILKKKKEVAVNA is encoded by the coding sequence ATGAAATATGTAGCGATAACATCATGTTCGACAGGAATTGCACATACTTATATGGCAGCAGAGGCTTTACAGATAGCAGCAAAAGAAATGAATGTGGAAATGAAAGTAGAAACACAAGGTTCAATAGGAGCGGAAAACGTACTTACCGATAAGGATATCAGAGAAGCAGATGCAGTAATAATAGCCGCAAGTACATCGGTGAATAAAGACAGATTTGTAGGAAAAAAGCTTATAGAGGTAAATGTGGATGAGGCAATAAAAGATCCGAAAGCCCTTATAGAAAGAGCTTCAAAGCTGACAACAGTGTATCAGGCGGAAAAAGCAGCAGAACAGACAAAAGCGGCAAAAGAAAAAAATCTCGGGCCTTACAAACATTTGATGACAGGTGTATCATATATGATTCCGTTTGTAGTAGCAGGGGGTATAATGATAGCTCTTGCATTCGCTCTGGGTGGAATAAATGCGGGAGATCAGCAGGGAACATTAGCAGCAGCATTTATGCAGATCGGCGGAGGAACGTCATTTGCATTAATGCTTCCGGTACTTGCAGGGTTTATAGCATTTTCAATTGCTGACAGACCGGGAATTGTTCCGGGGATGATAGGCGGAATGCTTGCCAATGCTATAGGTGCAGGTTTTTTAGGAGCATTAGTTGCAGGTTTTCTTGCAGGATATGTTATAATGTTACTTAAGCAGGTAATAAAAATACCAAAAGCATTTCAAGGATTAATGCCTGTACTTATTTTACCGTTATTGTCTTCAATGATAGTCGGACTTGTTATGATTTATGTTTTAGGAAAACCATTTACAGCATTAAATAATTTTATGACAGACTGGCTGAACGGATTGAGCGGTATAAACTCTATAGGACTGGGAATAATACTCGGGGCAATGATGGCCATAGATATGGCTGGACCTATAGGGAAAGCAGCATATTTCTTCGGTGTGGCATCACTTACAAGCTTACAGCCCGGACAGACATCAATGGTAATGGCTGCGGTAATGGCAACTGGTATGATACCGCCGTTAAGTATGGCACTTGCATCTCTTATAGCAAAGGATAAATTTACGGCAGAAGAAAGAGAAGCAGGAAAAACAGCATGGGTATTAGGGCTTTCGTTTATAACCGAAGGAGCTATACCATTCGCGGCGGCGGATCCTTTGAGAGTACTGCCTTCAGTAGTTTTGGGTTCGGCAGTTACAGGAGGACTTTCAATGCTGTTTAAATGCGGTTTGGCAGTTCCACACGGGGGGATATTCGTACTTCCGATACCGGGAGCAGTAAGTAACCTGCTCGGATATATCATTGCCATAGCGGCAGGAACAGTAGTAGCAGCATTCGCAGTGATAATTCTGAAAAAGAAAAAAGAAGTTGCGGTTAACGCATAA
- a CDS encoding PTS system mannose/fructose/sorbose family transporter subunit IID, with product MESNAYADQTKEKVITAKDLNKMAWRGLFVQASFNYERMQACGWLYSIIPGLKKIHKNKDDMSKSMMMHMEFFNTHPFLVTFIEGIVIAMEENKENIDTIRGIKIATMGPLGGIGDALIWLTLLPISAGIGSALAINGSIAGPFVFLLIFNVIHFGLIYGLMHYGYRTGVSALKTLNEDTQSISRAASILGLAVVGGLIATYIRFNLTLVINAGQAKVAIQEDVLDKIMPGLLPLAYTFLMYYLLRKGKSPLLLIGITLLVGIIGRYIGLL from the coding sequence ATGGAATCTAATGCTTATGCGGATCAGACAAAAGAAAAGGTAATTACTGCAAAAGACCTGAATAAAATGGCCTGGAGAGGGTTATTCGTACAGGCATCATTTAACTATGAAAGAATGCAGGCCTGCGGTTGGTTATATTCTATAATTCCGGGACTGAAAAAAATTCATAAAAACAAAGACGATATGTCAAAGTCTATGATGATGCATATGGAGTTCTTTAATACCCACCCTTTTCTGGTAACATTTATAGAGGGTATAGTAATAGCAATGGAGGAAAATAAAGAAAATATAGATACAATAAGAGGTATAAAAATAGCTACAATGGGACCGCTGGGAGGAATAGGGGATGCCCTGATATGGCTTACGCTTCTTCCAATATCAGCAGGAATAGGTTCTGCACTTGCTATAAACGGAAGTATAGCCGGACCGTTTGTATTCCTTTTGATTTTTAATGTAATTCACTTCGGTTTGATATACGGACTTATGCACTATGGATACAGAACAGGGGTAAGTGCGCTGAAAACATTGAATGAGGATACGCAAAGTATCTCAAGAGCTGCAAGTATACTTGGTCTTGCTGTGGTAGGAGGATTAATTGCCACATATATAAGATTTAATCTGACTTTGGTAATTAATGCAGGACAGGCGAAAGTGGCAATTCAGGAAGATGTTCTGGATAAAATCATGCCGGGACTGCTGCCTTTAGCTTACACTTTTCTTATGTACTACCTGTTAAGAAAAGGAAAATCACCTCTTTTACTGATAGGAATAACTTTACTTGTAGGTATAATAGGAAGATATATAGGTTTATTATAA
- a CDS encoding zinc-dependent dehydrogenase has protein sequence MKAAFLYNANDLRLEETEKPSINDDEILVKVKSAAICGTDIRMFKNGYAGVDENNPRILGHEISGEIAETGKNVQKYKKGMRVAIAPNMGCGTCDRCVSGNTHLCETYEAFGINLQGGFAEYLKIPAKAVNQGNLVELDDKISYEEAALVEPLSCVFNGQSRVNIELGDTVLIIGAGPIGIMHAFLAKIQGAVKVFMNDLSEDRLALCKELDPDIITVTSAELKEKIMAETKGNGVDVSIIAAPSPEAQSSAIELMNMNGRVLFFGGLPKDRENVQLNSNTIHYKQLAVHGSARASLIQYRKSLALVENGLIPMKKIISSRFKLDEINEAVKKAADGSGLKNVINFED, from the coding sequence ATGAAAGCGGCATTTCTATACAATGCTAATGATTTAAGACTGGAAGAAACAGAAAAACCATCAATAAATGATGATGAAATACTTGTGAAGGTGAAATCTGCAGCTATCTGCGGGACTGACATAAGAATGTTTAAAAACGGTTATGCAGGAGTGGATGAAAACAATCCGAGAATACTCGGTCATGAAATCAGCGGTGAAATAGCTGAAACAGGAAAAAATGTACAAAAGTATAAAAAAGGAATGAGAGTGGCAATAGCACCTAATATGGGATGCGGTACATGCGACAGATGTGTCAGCGGAAATACTCATTTATGTGAAACATATGAAGCATTTGGGATAAATCTTCAGGGCGGCTTTGCAGAATATTTAAAAATTCCTGCAAAAGCAGTAAATCAAGGAAATCTTGTAGAGCTTGATGATAAAATATCATATGAGGAAGCAGCGCTTGTAGAGCCGTTATCATGTGTTTTTAACGGACAGAGCAGAGTAAATATAGAACTCGGCGACACTGTACTTATAATTGGTGCAGGTCCGATAGGGATAATGCATGCATTTCTTGCAAAAATACAGGGAGCAGTAAAGGTGTTTATGAATGATCTTTCCGAAGACAGACTGGCACTGTGTAAGGAGCTTGACCCTGATATAATAACAGTGACTTCGGCAGAATTAAAAGAGAAAATAATGGCAGAAACTAAGGGAAACGGAGTAGATGTAAGCATAATAGCAGCTCCGTCACCGGAAGCACAAAGTTCTGCAATAGAGCTAATGAATATGAACGGAAGAGTATTATTTTTCGGAGGACTGCCTAAAGACAGAGAGAACGTACAGTTAAACTCAAATACAATACATTATAAACAGCTTGCTGTACACGGCAGTGCACGTGCGAGTCTTATACAATACAGAAAATCACTGGCACTGGTAGAAAATGGTCTTATTCCAATGAAAAAAATAATCTCAAGCAGATTTAAGCTTGATGAAATAAATGAAGCAGTGAAAAAAGCCGCAGATGGAAGCGGTTTGAAAAATGTAATTAATTTTGAGGATTAG
- a CDS encoding PhzF family phenazine biosynthesis isomerase encodes MKIYKYEAFTDKAGMGNPAGVVFECDDLTEDEMQKAAGKIGFNETVFLLASKEADIKMRYFTPGHEMNLCGHATIAGVKALFEKENKKIKTVETLSGIIDVNMEVQNTGKTFISMKQLPAQFEEFKGDKAKLAEAIGIKEKDIDDDLPIMYGSTGIWTLLIPIKKLDIFSKMKPENKRFPEVLTQKPRASVHPFCLETYDKDADMHGRHFSSPFSGTVEDPVTGTASGVMGAYYISFIKSLDEKNIAVEQGQEIGKSGMIYVKVKKEYGNLNVEIKGEAVYAGEIFL; translated from the coding sequence ATGAAAATATACAAGTATGAAGCATTTACAGATAAAGCCGGCATGGGTAATCCGGCAGGAGTGGTATTCGAATGTGATGATCTTACAGAAGATGAAATGCAGAAAGCAGCCGGAAAAATAGGATTTAATGAGACTGTATTTTTACTTGCTTCAAAAGAGGCGGATATAAAAATGCGTTATTTTACTCCGGGACATGAAATGAATTTATGCGGTCATGCTACGATTGCCGGAGTAAAAGCATTATTTGAAAAAGAAAACAAAAAAATAAAAACCGTAGAAACACTGTCAGGAATAATTGATGTAAATATGGAAGTTCAGAATACAGGAAAAACCTTCATATCAATGAAACAGCTTCCGGCACAGTTTGAGGAATTTAAGGGAGATAAAGCTAAGCTGGCTGAAGCAATAGGGATAAAAGAAAAGGACATAGACGATGATCTGCCGATAATGTATGGAAGTACAGGAATATGGACTTTACTGATACCGATAAAAAAACTGGATATTTTTTCAAAAATGAAGCCTGAGAATAAAAGGTTTCCGGAAGTATTGACGCAAAAGCCAAGAGCATCTGTACATCCGTTCTGTCTTGAAACTTATGATAAAGATGCAGACATGCACGGAAGACATTTTTCGTCGCCGTTTTCCGGAACAGTGGAGGATCCGGTTACAGGAACTGCATCAGGAGTAATGGGAGCATATTATATAAGCTTTATAAAATCTTTGGATGAGAAAAATATAGCAGTGGAACAGGGACAGGAAATCGGGAAAAGCGGAATGATTTATGTAAAGGTAAAAAAAGAATACGGAAATCTTAATGTGGAGATCAAAGGGGAAGCGGTTTATGCCGGAGAGATTTTTCTTTGA